From the Onychostoma macrolepis isolate SWU-2019 chromosome 13, ASM1243209v1, whole genome shotgun sequence genome, the window ctgaacattaatctcttaattttacaataagtagtgaaacttatccaaaataaaggcttaaacatctaaaaaaacgcacatttaaggggctcctcttttggtgaaagtttttagacaacTTTCAAAATGGCAGCCAAACATTTGGAGacccatatctcagtgtgcaatgatctgattgatttgaaattacaggagatatatagtaacaaacatatcaattggttaagacatcaagtaggataataaattattatttttttctttttataatctgaactcaaaaatggaagtgtgcttaattgggtacgtgagcttaataggtaagTTTACCCTAGTGtataaaattgatcaaatatatacAGTTTAACTatcaatatacaaaaatatttgactGCAGAATTTGATTCATCAGCAGTTTTATTCACCTCAGCAATGTAGCAGCACTACACTGTTCTCATAGAGCcgtgtaatatatatttttcaggtGGCTAACAGTTGAATAGCATTGCAGGATATGCTGCTAGAGCAGTAAAGCAGCCCTACGCAGGCAATTGGATTATCTGGGCTGCGGTTTGTTGATTTTCAGAAGCTACGCCCACTCTATGGCTAAAGGGCCAAGAATCTCTACATGTTTATTTCACTCAAAGTTTGTTGTTAATAGAAATCCGTCTATTGAGCACTAAGACTAAACCTTCCACATTTGTGTTCACTCTGCAGTCGGCGTTTTTGGACCGTATGTGCTTTTCCCCCTCTAATTCTAATCCTCAAGTCTGAAGCTGCTCTTGGTGTGCTTTTACAGCACTGATCGAGTGAGAGAGGATGCTTAATGTTAGCTTATATGCATTTAAGCTGCAACGATCATATACAAACCCACTCTCCATGTCTTTTCTTCAACGTTTCTTGTTGTTTCTCTGTCTCTGCAGAACGTGGCCTGAGGCATGGGGGCGTTTTTAGATAAGCCCAAAACAGAGAAATACAATGCGCACGGGGAAGGGAATGGCCTGCGCTTTGGCCTCAGCAGCATGCAGGGATGGAGGGTGGAGATGGAGGATGCGCACACAGCAGCCTTGGGCCTGCCACATGGCTTGGATGACTGGTCCTTCTTCGCAGTCTACGACGGGCATGCCGGCTCGCGTGTTGCAAACTACTGCTCCAAACACCTGTTGGAACATATCGTTGCCGCGGGGTCGGCAGATGAACTGCGGAAGGCTGGAGCTCCAGCACCTGAGACACCAGCCATAGAAGCGGTGAAGAGGGGTATCCGCGCCGGCTTCCTGAGGATCGACGAACACATGCGCAGCTTCACAGACCTGCGAAATGGCATGGACCGCAGTGGCTCCACCGCGGTGGCTGTGCTGCTCTCTCCAGAACATCTGTACTTCATTAACTGCGGGGACTCACGGGCCCTTCTCTGCCGCAATGCTCATGTCTGCTTCTCCACGCTGGACCATAAGCCCTGCGACCCACGAGAGAAGGAGCGTATACAGAATGCAGGTGGCTCTGTGATGATCCAGAGGGTTAACGGATCGCTGGCTGTATCCCGAGCACTAGGTGACTATGACTACAAGTGTGTTGAGGGCAAGGGCCCCACAGAGCAGCTTGTGTCACCGGAGCCTGAAGTATTCGAAATTGCTCGGTCAGATGCGGAGGATGAATTTGTGGTGCTGGCGTGTGACGGTATTTGGGATGTGATGAGCAATGAGGAGCTGTGTGCCTTTGTGCGATCGAGGCTGGAGGTGACGGATGACCTGGAGAGAGTGTGCAATGAGGTTGTGAATACCTGTCTACATAAGGTACAGTTCCTTACTCTAACTTCTGTGACAGCTTTTTACATAGCATGATTGTTTTTATCCTCAGGTGAGACTATATccatttttcttctttctttttctcattcAGGGAAGTCGAGATAATATGAGTATTGTATTAGTCTGTTTGCCAAATGCACCCCAGGTGTCAGAAGAGGCGGTAAAGAGAGATGCTGAGTTGGACAAGTACCTCGAGTCTCGTGTGGAAGGTGAGAAATAGAAGAGTTTGTTGGCCCACGACGCCTACTTTTTTCCACCATAGGTTTGGGAGCATTCATTCGTCTAATGAAATTATATCTACATTCTTGCATGCGATAGagttagggctgcacgataaatcaaaatgaaatcGAAATCACGATTAGGCAGAAGCTgcgatttttattattatatatatatatttttttctttttttttcttctccatgCGTATCTTGtcagtgaagcacggttctgtgatcagtagtaaatctccatccgaAGGCCAGAGGGCGCTCTCGCGCGGAAACTCCAAATATGCCCTGCAGAAGACGCAGCTGACATAGAACAGCATACACTATTTGCGTCCAgcagatattctccaaaatggcgctacggcgACACAGatgagacgaattgttgaataaagtcgttatttttattttctttgcgtacaaaaagtattctcctTGCTTCGtaaagttcagattgaaccactgatggcagatggactattttgatgatgcctttcatacttttctgggccttgacagtgttatttacttggcagtcaatgggacagtcaaccggcctcccggttttcatccaaaatatcttaaattgcgttccgaagacgaacgaagcttttacgggtttggaacgacatgggggtaagagattaatgacattttttttttttggggtggagtaaacctttaaatgtggt encodes:
- the ppm1ba gene encoding protein phosphatase 1B, with translation MGAFLDKPKTEKYNAHGEGNGLRFGLSSMQGWRVEMEDAHTAALGLPHGLDDWSFFAVYDGHAGSRVANYCSKHLLEHIVAAGSADELRKAGAPAPETPAIEAVKRGIRAGFLRIDEHMRSFTDLRNGMDRSGSTAVAVLLSPEHLYFINCGDSRALLCRNAHVCFSTLDHKPCDPREKERIQNAGGSVMIQRVNGSLAVSRALGDYDYKCVEGKGPTEQLVSPEPEVFEIARSDAEDEFVVLACDGIWDVMSNEELCAFVRSRLEVTDDLERVCNEVVNTCLHKGSRDNMSIVLVCLPNAPQVSEEAVKRDAELDKYLESRVEELIEKAGEEGVPELAHVMSSLSQESIPNLPPGGGLASKHSVVEAVYNRLNPQREEDGSGADLEDPW